One genomic window of Homo sapiens chromosome 5 genomic patch of type FIX, GRCh38.p14 PATCHES HG30_PATCH includes the following:
- the HNRNPH1 gene encoding heterogeneous nuclear ribonucleoprotein H isoform o (isoform o is encoded by transcript variant 37), producing the protein MMLGTEGGEGFVVKVRGLPWSCSADEVQRFFSDCKIQNGAQGIRFIYTREGRPSGEAFVELESEDEVKLALKKDRETMGHRYVEVFKSNNVEMDWVLKHTGPNSPDTANDGFVRLRGLPFGCSKEEIVQFFSGLEIVPNGITLPVDFQGRSTGEAFVQFASQEIAEKALKKHKERIGHRYIEIFKSSRAEVRTHYDPPRKLMAMQRPGPYDRPGAGRGYNSIGRGAGFERMRRGAYGGGYGGYDDYNGYNDGYGFGSDRFGRGMSDHRYGDGGSTFQSTTGHCVHMRGLPYRATENDIYNFFSPLNPVRVHIEIGPDGRVTGEADVEFATHEDAVAAMSKDKANMQHRYVELFLNSTAGASGGAYEHRYVELFLNSTAGASGGAYGSQMMGGMGLSNQSSYGGPASQQLSGGYGGGYGGQSSMSGYGNQGAVNSSYYSSGSRASMGVNGMGGLSSMSSMSGGWGM; encoded by the exons ATGATGTTGGGCACGGAAGGTGGAGAGGGATTCGTGGTGAAGGTCCGGGGCTTGCCCTGGTCTTGCTCGGCCGATGAAGTGCAGAGGTTTTTTTCTG ACTGCAAAATTCAAAATGGGGCTCAAGGTATTCGTTTCATCTACACCAGAGAAGGCAGACCAAGTGGCGAGGCTTTTGTTGAACTTGAATCAGAAGATGAAGTCAAATTGGCCctgaaaaaagacagagaaactaTGGGACACAGATATGTTGAAG TATTCAAGTCAAACAACGTTGAAATGGATTGGGTGTTGAAGCATACTGGTCCAAATAGTCCTGACACGGCCAATGATGGCTTTGTACGGCTTAGAGGACTTCCCTTTGGATGTAGCAAGGAAGAAATTGTTCAGTTCTTCTCAG GGTTGGAAATCGTGCCAAATGGGATAACATTGCCGGTGGACTTCCAGGGGAGGAGTACGGGGGAGGCCTTCGTGCAGTTTGCTTCACAGGAAATAGCTGAAAAGGCTCTAAAGAAACACAAGGAAAGAATAGGGCACAG GTATATTGAAATCTTTAAGAGCAGTAGAGCTGAAGTTAGAACTCATTATGATCCACCACGAAAGCTTATGGCCATGCAGCGGCCAGGTCCTTATGACAGACCTGGGGCTGGTAGAGGGTATAACAGCATTGGCAGAGGAGCTGGCTTTGAGAGGATGAGGCGTGGTGCTTATGGTGGAG GCTATGGAGGCTATGATGATTACAATGGCTATAATGATGGCTATGGATTTGGGTCAGATAGATTTGGAAGAG GAATGTCTGATCACAGATACGGGGATGGTGGCTCTACTTTCCAGAGCACAACAGGACACTGTGTACACATGCGGGGATTACCTTACAGAGCTACTGAGAATGACATTTATAAT TTTTTTTCACCGCTCAACCCTGTGAGAGTACACATTGAAATTGGTCCTGATGGCAGAGTAACTGGTGAAGCAGATGTCGAGTTCGCAACTCATGAAGATGCTGTGGCAGCTATGTCAAAAGACAAAGCAAATATGC aaCACAGATATGTAGAACTCTTCTTGAATTCTACAGCAGGAGCAAGCGGTGGTGCTTACG AACACAGATATGTAGAACTCTTCTTGAATTCTACAGCAGGAGCAAGCGGTGGTGCTTATGGTAGCCAAATGATGGGAGGCATGGGCTTGT caaaccagtccaGCTACGGGGGCCCAGCCAGCCAGCAGCTGAGTGGGGGTTACGGAGGCGGCTACGGTGGCCAGAGCAGCATGAGTGGATACG GTAACCAAGGAGCAGTGAACAGCAGCTACTACAGTAGTGGAAGCCGTGCATCTATGGGCGTGAACGGAATGGGAGGGTTGTCTAGCATGTCCAGTATGAGTGGTGGATGGGGAATGTAA
- the HNRNPH1 gene encoding heterogeneous nuclear ribonucleoprotein H isoform m (isoform m is encoded by transcript variant 35), with protein MMLGTEGGEGFVVKVRGLPWSCSADEVQRFFSDCKIQNGAQGIRFIYTREGRPSGEAFVELESEDEVKLALKKDRETMGHRYVEVFKSNNVEMDWVLKHTGPNSPDTANDGFVRLRGLPFGCSKEEIVQFFSGLEIVPNGITLPVDFQGRSTGEAFVQFASQEIAEKALKKHKERIGHRYIEIFKSSRAEVRTHYDPPRKLMAMQRPGPYDRPGAGRGYNSIGRGAGFERMRRGAYGGGYGGYDDYNGYNDGYGFGSDRFGRDLNYCFSGMSDHRYGDGGSTFQSTTGHCVHMRGLPYRATENDIYNFFSPLNPVRVHIEIGPDGRVTGEADVEFATHEDAVAAMSKDKANMQHRYVELFLNSTAGASGGAYGSQMMGGMGLSNQSSYGGPASQQLSGGYGGGYGGQSSMSGYGNQGAVNSSYYSSGSRASMGVNGMGGLSSMSSMSGGWGM; from the exons ATGATGTTGGGCACGGAAGGTGGAGAGGGATTCGTGGTGAAGGTCCGGGGCTTGCCCTGGTCTTGCTCGGCCGATGAAGTGCAGAGGTTTTTTTCTG ACTGCAAAATTCAAAATGGGGCTCAAGGTATTCGTTTCATCTACACCAGAGAAGGCAGACCAAGTGGCGAGGCTTTTGTTGAACTTGAATCAGAAGATGAAGTCAAATTGGCCctgaaaaaagacagagaaactaTGGGACACAGATATGTTGAAG TATTCAAGTCAAACAACGTTGAAATGGATTGGGTGTTGAAGCATACTGGTCCAAATAGTCCTGACACGGCCAATGATGGCTTTGTACGGCTTAGAGGACTTCCCTTTGGATGTAGCAAGGAAGAAATTGTTCAGTTCTTCTCAG GGTTGGAAATCGTGCCAAATGGGATAACATTGCCGGTGGACTTCCAGGGGAGGAGTACGGGGGAGGCCTTCGTGCAGTTTGCTTCACAGGAAATAGCTGAAAAGGCTCTAAAGAAACACAAGGAAAGAATAGGGCACAG GTATATTGAAATCTTTAAGAGCAGTAGAGCTGAAGTTAGAACTCATTATGATCCACCACGAAAGCTTATGGCCATGCAGCGGCCAGGTCCTTATGACAGACCTGGGGCTGGTAGAGGGTATAACAGCATTGGCAGAGGAGCTGGCTTTGAGAGGATGAGGCGTGGTGCTTATGGTGGAG GCTATGGAGGCTATGATGATTACAATGGCTATAATGATGGCTATGGATTTGGGTCAGATAGATTTGGAAGAG ACCTCAATTACTGTTTTTCAGGAATGTCTGATCACAGATACGGGGATGGTGGCTCTACTTTCCAGAGCACAACAGGACACTGTGTACACATGCGGGGATTACCTTACAGAGCTACTGAGAATGACATTTATAAT TTTTTTTCACCGCTCAACCCTGTGAGAGTACACATTGAAATTGGTCCTGATGGCAGAGTAACTGGTGAAGCAGATGTCGAGTTCGCAACTCATGAAGATGCTGTGGCAGCTATGTCAAAAGACAAAGCAAATATGC AACACAGATATGTAGAACTCTTCTTGAATTCTACAGCAGGAGCAAGCGGTGGTGCTTATGGTAGCCAAATGATGGGAGGCATGGGCTTGT caaaccagtccaGCTACGGGGGCCCAGCCAGCCAGCAGCTGAGTGGGGGTTACGGAGGCGGCTACGGTGGCCAGAGCAGCATGAGTGGATACG GTAACCAAGGAGCAGTGAACAGCAGCTACTACAGTAGTGGAAGCCGTGCATCTATGGGCGTGAACGGAATGGGAGGGTTGTCTAGCATGTCCAGTATGAGTGGTGGATGGGGAATGTAA
- the HNRNPH1 gene encoding heterogeneous nuclear ribonucleoprotein H isoform c (isoform c is encoded by transcript variant 4), with product MMLGTEGGEGFVVKVRGLPWSCSADEVQRFFSDCKIQNGAQGIRFIYTREGRPSGEAFVELESEDEVKLALKKDRETMGHRYVEVFKSNNVEMDWVLKHTGPNSPDTANDGFVRLRGLPFGCSKEEIVQFFSGLEIVPNGITLPVDFQGRSTGEAFVQFASQEIAEKALKKHKERIGHRYIEIFKSSRAEVRTHYDPPRKLMAMQRPGPYDRPGAGRGYNSIGRGAGFERMRRGAYGGGYGGYDDYNGYNDGYGFGSDRFGRDLNYCFSGMSDHRYGDGGSTFQSTTGHCVHMRGLPYRATENDIYNFFSPLNPVRVHIEIGPDGRVTGEADVEFATHEDAVAAMSKDKANMQHRYVELFLNSTAGASGGAYEHRYVELFLNSTAGASGGAYGSQMMGGMGLSNQSSYGGPASQQLSGGYGGGYGGQSSMSGYGNQGAVNSSYYSSGSRASMGVNGMGGLSSMSSMSGGWGM from the exons ATGATGTTGGGCACGGAAGGTGGAGAGGGATTCGTGGTGAAGGTCCGGGGCTTGCCCTGGTCTTGCTCGGCCGATGAAGTGCAGAGGTTTTTTTCTG ACTGCAAAATTCAAAATGGGGCTCAAGGTATTCGTTTCATCTACACCAGAGAAGGCAGACCAAGTGGCGAGGCTTTTGTTGAACTTGAATCAGAAGATGAAGTCAAATTGGCCctgaaaaaagacagagaaactaTGGGACACAGATATGTTGAAG TATTCAAGTCAAACAACGTTGAAATGGATTGGGTGTTGAAGCATACTGGTCCAAATAGTCCTGACACGGCCAATGATGGCTTTGTACGGCTTAGAGGACTTCCCTTTGGATGTAGCAAGGAAGAAATTGTTCAGTTCTTCTCAG GGTTGGAAATCGTGCCAAATGGGATAACATTGCCGGTGGACTTCCAGGGGAGGAGTACGGGGGAGGCCTTCGTGCAGTTTGCTTCACAGGAAATAGCTGAAAAGGCTCTAAAGAAACACAAGGAAAGAATAGGGCACAG GTATATTGAAATCTTTAAGAGCAGTAGAGCTGAAGTTAGAACTCATTATGATCCACCACGAAAGCTTATGGCCATGCAGCGGCCAGGTCCTTATGACAGACCTGGGGCTGGTAGAGGGTATAACAGCATTGGCAGAGGAGCTGGCTTTGAGAGGATGAGGCGTGGTGCTTATGGTGGAG GCTATGGAGGCTATGATGATTACAATGGCTATAATGATGGCTATGGATTTGGGTCAGATAGATTTGGAAGAG ACCTCAATTACTGTTTTTCAGGAATGTCTGATCACAGATACGGGGATGGTGGCTCTACTTTCCAGAGCACAACAGGACACTGTGTACACATGCGGGGATTACCTTACAGAGCTACTGAGAATGACATTTATAAT TTTTTTTCACCGCTCAACCCTGTGAGAGTACACATTGAAATTGGTCCTGATGGCAGAGTAACTGGTGAAGCAGATGTCGAGTTCGCAACTCATGAAGATGCTGTGGCAGCTATGTCAAAAGACAAAGCAAATATGC aaCACAGATATGTAGAACTCTTCTTGAATTCTACAGCAGGAGCAAGCGGTGGTGCTTACG AACACAGATATGTAGAACTCTTCTTGAATTCTACAGCAGGAGCAAGCGGTGGTGCTTATGGTAGCCAAATGATGGGAGGCATGGGCTTGT caaaccagtccaGCTACGGGGGCCCAGCCAGCCAGCAGCTGAGTGGGGGTTACGGAGGCGGCTACGGTGGCCAGAGCAGCATGAGTGGATACG GTAACCAAGGAGCAGTGAACAGCAGCTACTACAGTAGTGGAAGCCGTGCATCTATGGGCGTGAACGGAATGGGAGGGTTGTCTAGCATGTCCAGTATGAGTGGTGGATGGGGAATGTAA
- the HNRNPH1 gene encoding heterogeneous nuclear ribonucleoprotein H isoform p (isoform p is encoded by transcript variant 39) translates to MMLGTEGGEGFVVKVRGLPWSCSADEVQRFFSDCKIQNGAQGIRFIYTREGRPSGEAFVELESEDEVKLALKKDRETMGHRYVEVFKSNNVEMDWVLKHTGPNSPDTANDGFVRLRGLPFGCSKEEIVQFFSGLEIVPNGITLPVDFQGRSTGEAFVQFASQEIAEKALKKHKERIGHRYIEIFKSSRAEVRTHYDPPRKLMAMQRPGPYDRPGAGRGYNSIGRGAGFERMRRGAYGGGYGGYDDYNGYNDGYGFGSDRFGRDLNYCFSGMSDHRYGDGGSTFQSTTGHCVHMRGLPYRATENDIYNFFSPLNPVRVHIEIGPDGRVTGEADVEFATHEDAVAAMSKDKANMQHRYVELFLNSTAGASGGAYEHRYVELFLNSTAGASGGAYANQSSYGGPASQQLSGGYGGGYGGQSSMSGYGNQGAVNSSYYSSGSRASMGVNGMGGLSSMSSMSGGWGM, encoded by the exons ATGATGTTGGGCACGGAAGGTGGAGAGGGATTCGTGGTGAAGGTCCGGGGCTTGCCCTGGTCTTGCTCGGCCGATGAAGTGCAGAGGTTTTTTTCTG ACTGCAAAATTCAAAATGGGGCTCAAGGTATTCGTTTCATCTACACCAGAGAAGGCAGACCAAGTGGCGAGGCTTTTGTTGAACTTGAATCAGAAGATGAAGTCAAATTGGCCctgaaaaaagacagagaaactaTGGGACACAGATATGTTGAAG TATTCAAGTCAAACAACGTTGAAATGGATTGGGTGTTGAAGCATACTGGTCCAAATAGTCCTGACACGGCCAATGATGGCTTTGTACGGCTTAGAGGACTTCCCTTTGGATGTAGCAAGGAAGAAATTGTTCAGTTCTTCTCAG GGTTGGAAATCGTGCCAAATGGGATAACATTGCCGGTGGACTTCCAGGGGAGGAGTACGGGGGAGGCCTTCGTGCAGTTTGCTTCACAGGAAATAGCTGAAAAGGCTCTAAAGAAACACAAGGAAAGAATAGGGCACAG GTATATTGAAATCTTTAAGAGCAGTAGAGCTGAAGTTAGAACTCATTATGATCCACCACGAAAGCTTATGGCCATGCAGCGGCCAGGTCCTTATGACAGACCTGGGGCTGGTAGAGGGTATAACAGCATTGGCAGAGGAGCTGGCTTTGAGAGGATGAGGCGTGGTGCTTATGGTGGAG GCTATGGAGGCTATGATGATTACAATGGCTATAATGATGGCTATGGATTTGGGTCAGATAGATTTGGAAGAG ACCTCAATTACTGTTTTTCAGGAATGTCTGATCACAGATACGGGGATGGTGGCTCTACTTTCCAGAGCACAACAGGACACTGTGTACACATGCGGGGATTACCTTACAGAGCTACTGAGAATGACATTTATAAT TTTTTTTCACCGCTCAACCCTGTGAGAGTACACATTGAAATTGGTCCTGATGGCAGAGTAACTGGTGAAGCAGATGTCGAGTTCGCAACTCATGAAGATGCTGTGGCAGCTATGTCAAAAGACAAAGCAAATATGC aaCACAGATATGTAGAACTCTTCTTGAATTCTACAGCAGGAGCAAGCGGTGGTGCTTACG AACACAGATATGTAGAACTCTTCTTGAATTCTACAGCAGGAGCAAGCGGTGGTGCTTATG caaaccagtccaGCTACGGGGGCCCAGCCAGCCAGCAGCTGAGTGGGGGTTACGGAGGCGGCTACGGTGGCCAGAGCAGCATGAGTGGATACG GTAACCAAGGAGCAGTGAACAGCAGCTACTACAGTAGTGGAAGCCGTGCATCTATGGGCGTGAACGGAATGGGAGGGTTGTCTAGCATGTCCAGTATGAGTGGTGGATGGGGAATGTAA
- the HNRNPH1 gene encoding heterogeneous nuclear ribonucleoprotein H isoform j (isoform j is encoded by transcript variant 31) → MAMQRPGPYDRPGAGRGYNSIGRGAGFERMRRGAYGGGYGGYDDYNGYNDGYGFGSDRFGRDLNYCFSGMSDHRYGDGGSTFQSTTGHCVHMRGLPYRATENDIYNFFSPLNPVRVHIEIGPDGRVTGEADVEFATHEDAVAAMSKDKANMQHRYVELFLNSTAGASGGAYEHRYVELFLNSTAGASGGAYGSQMMGGMGLSNQSSYGGPASQQLSGGYGGGYGGQSSMSGYGNQGAVNSSYYSSGSRASMGVNGMGGLSSMSSMSGGWGM, encoded by the exons ATGGCCATGCAGCGGCCAGGTCCTTATGACAGACCTGGGGCTGGTAGAGGGTATAACAGCATTGGCAGAGGAGCTGGCTTTGAGAGGATGAGGCGTGGTGCTTATGGTGGAG GCTATGGAGGCTATGATGATTACAATGGCTATAATGATGGCTATGGATTTGGGTCAGATAGATTTGGAAGAG ACCTCAATTACTGTTTTTCAGGAATGTCTGATCACAGATACGGGGATGGTGGCTCTACTTTCCAGAGCACAACAGGACACTGTGTACACATGCGGGGATTACCTTACAGAGCTACTGAGAATGACATTTATAAT TTTTTTTCACCGCTCAACCCTGTGAGAGTACACATTGAAATTGGTCCTGATGGCAGAGTAACTGGTGAAGCAGATGTCGAGTTCGCAACTCATGAAGATGCTGTGGCAGCTATGTCAAAAGACAAAGCAAATATGC aaCACAGATATGTAGAACTCTTCTTGAATTCTACAGCAGGAGCAAGCGGTGGTGCTTACG AACACAGATATGTAGAACTCTTCTTGAATTCTACAGCAGGAGCAAGCGGTGGTGCTTATGGTAGCCAAATGATGGGAGGCATGGGCTTGT caaaccagtccaGCTACGGGGGCCCAGCCAGCCAGCAGCTGAGTGGGGGTTACGGAGGCGGCTACGGTGGCCAGAGCAGCATGAGTGGATACG GTAACCAAGGAGCAGTGAACAGCAGCTACTACAGTAGTGGAAGCCGTGCATCTATGGGCGTGAACGGAATGGGAGGGTTGTCTAGCATGTCCAGTATGAGTGGTGGATGGGGAATGTAA
- the HNRNPH1 gene encoding heterogeneous nuclear ribonucleoprotein H isoform d (isoform d is encoded by transcript variant 11): MMLGTEGGEGFVVKVRGLPWSCSADEVQRFFSDCKIQNGAQGIRFIYTREGRPSGEAFVELESEDEVKLALKKDRETMGHRYVEVFKSNNVEMDWVLKHTGPNSPDTANDGFVRLRGLPFGCSKEEIVQFFSGLEIVPNGITLPVDFQGRSTGEAFVQFASQEIAEKALKKHKERIGHRYIEIFKSSRAEVRTHYDPPRKLMAMQRPGPYDRPGAGRGYNSIGRGAGFERMRRGAYGGGYGGYDDYNGYNDGYGFGSDRFGRDLNYCFSGMSDHRYGDGGSTFQSTTGHCVHMRGLPYRATENDIYNFFSPLNPVRVHIEIGPDGRVTGEADVEFATHEDAVAAMSKDKANMQHRYVELFLNSTAGASGGAYGSQMLGGMGLSNQSSYGGPASQQLSGGYGGGYGGQSSMSGYGNQGAVNSSYYSSGSRASMGVNGMGGLSSMSSMSGGWGM; the protein is encoded by the exons ATGATGTTGGGCACGGAAGGTGGAGAGGGATTCGTGGTGAAGGTCCGGGGCTTGCCCTGGTCTTGCTCGGCCGATGAAGTGCAGAGGTTTTTTTCTG ACTGCAAAATTCAAAATGGGGCTCAAGGTATTCGTTTCATCTACACCAGAGAAGGCAGACCAAGTGGCGAGGCTTTTGTTGAACTTGAATCAGAAGATGAAGTCAAATTGGCCctgaaaaaagacagagaaactaTGGGACACAGATATGTTGAAG TATTCAAGTCAAACAACGTTGAAATGGATTGGGTGTTGAAGCATACTGGTCCAAATAGTCCTGACACGGCCAATGATGGCTTTGTACGGCTTAGAGGACTTCCCTTTGGATGTAGCAAGGAAGAAATTGTTCAGTTCTTCTCAG GGTTGGAAATCGTGCCAAATGGGATAACATTGCCGGTGGACTTCCAGGGGAGGAGTACGGGGGAGGCCTTCGTGCAGTTTGCTTCACAGGAAATAGCTGAAAAGGCTCTAAAGAAACACAAGGAAAGAATAGGGCACAG GTATATTGAAATCTTTAAGAGCAGTAGAGCTGAAGTTAGAACTCATTATGATCCACCACGAAAGCTTATGGCCATGCAGCGGCCAGGTCCTTATGACAGACCTGGGGCTGGTAGAGGGTATAACAGCATTGGCAGAGGAGCTGGCTTTGAGAGGATGAGGCGTGGTGCTTATGGTGGAG GCTATGGAGGCTATGATGATTACAATGGCTATAATGATGGCTATGGATTTGGGTCAGATAGATTTGGAAGAG ACCTCAATTACTGTTTTTCAGGAATGTCTGATCACAGATACGGGGATGGTGGCTCTACTTTCCAGAGCACAACAGGACACTGTGTACACATGCGGGGATTACCTTACAGAGCTACTGAGAATGACATTTATAAT TTTTTTTCACCGCTCAACCCTGTGAGAGTACACATTGAAATTGGTCCTGATGGCAGAGTAACTGGTGAAGCAGATGTCGAGTTCGCAACTCATGAAGATGCTGTGGCAGCTATGTCAAAAGACAAAGCAAATATGC aaCACAGATATGTAGAACTCTTCTTGAATTCTACAGCAGGAGCAAGCGGTGGTGCTTACGGTAGCCAAATGCTAGGAGGCATGGGTTTGT caaaccagtccaGCTACGGGGGCCCAGCCAGCCAGCAGCTGAGTGGGGGTTACGGAGGCGGCTACGGTGGCCAGAGCAGCATGAGTGGATACG GTAACCAAGGAGCAGTGAACAGCAGCTACTACAGTAGTGGAAGCCGTGCATCTATGGGCGTGAACGGAATGGGAGGGTTGTCTAGCATGTCCAGTATGAGTGGTGGATGGGGAATGTAA
- the HNRNPH1 gene encoding heterogeneous nuclear ribonucleoprotein H isoform e (isoform e is encoded by transcript variant 19): MMLGTEGGEGFVVKVRGLPWSCSADEVQRFFSDCKIQNGAQGIRFIYTREGRPSGEAFVELESEDEVKLALKKDRETMGHRYVEVFKSNNVEMDWVLKHTGPNSPDTANDGFVRLRGLPFGCSKEEIVQFFSGLEIVPNGITLPVDFQGRSTGEAFVQFASQEIAEKALKKHKERIGHRYIEIFKSSRAEVRTHYDPPRKLMAMQRPGPYDRPGAGRGYNSIGRGAGFERMRRGAYGGGYGGYDDYNGYNDGYGFGSDRFGRGMSDHRYGDGGSTFQSTTGHCVHMRGLPYRATENDIYNFFSPLNPVRVHIEIGPDGRVTGEADVEFATHEDAVAAMSKDKANMQHRYVELFLNSTAGASGGAYGSQMLGGMGLSNQSSYGGPASQQLSGGYGGGYGGQSSMSGYGNQGAVNSSYYSSGSRASMGVNGMGGLSSMSSMSGGWGM, encoded by the exons ATGATGTTGGGCACGGAAGGTGGAGAGGGATTCGTGGTGAAGGTCCGGGGCTTGCCCTGGTCTTGCTCGGCCGATGAAGTGCAGAGGTTTTTTTCTG ACTGCAAAATTCAAAATGGGGCTCAAGGTATTCGTTTCATCTACACCAGAGAAGGCAGACCAAGTGGCGAGGCTTTTGTTGAACTTGAATCAGAAGATGAAGTCAAATTGGCCctgaaaaaagacagagaaactaTGGGACACAGATATGTTGAAG TATTCAAGTCAAACAACGTTGAAATGGATTGGGTGTTGAAGCATACTGGTCCAAATAGTCCTGACACGGCCAATGATGGCTTTGTACGGCTTAGAGGACTTCCCTTTGGATGTAGCAAGGAAGAAATTGTTCAGTTCTTCTCAG GGTTGGAAATCGTGCCAAATGGGATAACATTGCCGGTGGACTTCCAGGGGAGGAGTACGGGGGAGGCCTTCGTGCAGTTTGCTTCACAGGAAATAGCTGAAAAGGCTCTAAAGAAACACAAGGAAAGAATAGGGCACAG GTATATTGAAATCTTTAAGAGCAGTAGAGCTGAAGTTAGAACTCATTATGATCCACCACGAAAGCTTATGGCCATGCAGCGGCCAGGTCCTTATGACAGACCTGGGGCTGGTAGAGGGTATAACAGCATTGGCAGAGGAGCTGGCTTTGAGAGGATGAGGCGTGGTGCTTATGGTGGAG GCTATGGAGGCTATGATGATTACAATGGCTATAATGATGGCTATGGATTTGGGTCAGATAGATTTGGAAGAG GAATGTCTGATCACAGATACGGGGATGGTGGCTCTACTTTCCAGAGCACAACAGGACACTGTGTACACATGCGGGGATTACCTTACAGAGCTACTGAGAATGACATTTATAAT TTTTTTTCACCGCTCAACCCTGTGAGAGTACACATTGAAATTGGTCCTGATGGCAGAGTAACTGGTGAAGCAGATGTCGAGTTCGCAACTCATGAAGATGCTGTGGCAGCTATGTCAAAAGACAAAGCAAATATGC aaCACAGATATGTAGAACTCTTCTTGAATTCTACAGCAGGAGCAAGCGGTGGTGCTTACGGTAGCCAAATGCTAGGAGGCATGGGTTTGT caaaccagtccaGCTACGGGGGCCCAGCCAGCCAGCAGCTGAGTGGGGGTTACGGAGGCGGCTACGGTGGCCAGAGCAGCATGAGTGGATACG GTAACCAAGGAGCAGTGAACAGCAGCTACTACAGTAGTGGAAGCCGTGCATCTATGGGCGTGAACGGAATGGGAGGGTTGTCTAGCATGTCCAGTATGAGTGGTGGATGGGGAATGTAA